One Oceanidesulfovibrio indonesiensis genomic region harbors:
- a CDS encoding diguanylate cyclase domain-containing protein, with translation PQVRGSVHEWPARASSALDTLLSEIQFASDQRSRMDSLIRSYAAQDNKTGLNNRLFFDNQLATLLDDSEKVGTHGVVMMIRLPDFDLLRDTWGQLVAEENLFTLINLLSTFIMRYPGALVGRYRRSDVAVLLPHHTLKESESIASQLLKAVDALPQSKMLDRDEMVHR, from the coding sequence GCCCGCAGGTGCGTGGCTCTGTTCACGAGTGGCCGGCACGCGCCAGCAGCGCGCTCGATACACTGCTCTCCGAAATCCAGTTTGCCAGCGACCAGCGCAGCCGAATGGATTCGCTGATCCGCTCTTATGCGGCGCAGGATAATAAAACCGGCCTTAACAACCGCCTTTTCTTTGATAATCAGCTCGCCACGCTGCTCGACGATTCAGAAAAAGTGGGGACGCACGGGGTGGTGATGATGATTCGCCTGCCCGATTTCGATCTCCTGCGCGACACCTGGGGACAGCTGGTCGCGGAAGAAAATCTCTTTACGCTGATCAACCTGCTCTCCACCTTTATTATGCGCTACCCGGGCGCGCTGGTGGGCCGCTATCGCCGCAGCGACGTGGCCGTGTTGTTGCCGCATCACACGCTGAAGGAGTCGGAAAGCATCGCCAGCCAGCTGCTGAAGGCTGTGGATGCCCTGCCGCAGAGCAAAATGCTCGACAGGGACGAAATGGTGCACAGG